The following is a genomic window from Lysinibacillus sp. G4S2.
ATATAAGCACTCCTTATAGCTATTATATGAACTATTAATTTTACTTATATCACTAAAGAGGCGTATAGTAAAATCATATTGGTTATATTTATTTAATTAACATACATTTACCATTTATGAGGAGAGATTATTTTGGAACGTGTAGTTGGTACAGTAGTAAGAGGTCTTCGTGGTCCAATTATTAACGAAGGCGATAATATTGAACAAATTGTTGTCGACACAGTATTAAACGCAGCAAAGATTGAAGGCTATTCAATTGAAGATCGTGACATCGTAACAGTAACAGAATCTGTCGTAGCGCGTGCACAAGGTAACTATGCATCAATCGATGACATCGCAACAGACGTAGCTGCTAAATTTGGTGACGATACTGTTGGTGTTATTTTCCCAATACTTAGCCGTAACCGTTTCGCTAACTGCTTACGTGGTATCGCTAAAGGCGTGAAGAAAGTCGTTCTTATGCTAAGCTATCCATCAGATGAGGTTGGTAATCACCTAGTTGATATCGATGAGCTAGATGTAAAAGGGATTAACCCTTGGACGGATACTTTAACTGAGGTTGAATTCCGTGAGCATTTTGGCTATAAAAAACACACATTTACAGGTGTAGATTATATTGAGTATTATAAAGAGTTAATCGAAGCTGAAGGCGCTGCTTGTGAAGTTATCTTTTCAAATAACCCAAGAACAATTTTAGACTATACGAAGAGTGTTTTAACGTGTGATATTCATACACGCTTACGTACAAAACGTATTTTAACGGCAAATGGCGCTGAAAAAGTATACAGTCTTGACAATATTTTATCTGTATCTAATAACGGTTCTGGCTTCAATGCGGAATATGGTCTACTTGGTTCAAATAAAGCAACTGAAGATAGTGTAAAATTATTCCCACACACTTGCCAACCAATTGTTGACGGCATCCAAGCAAAAATCAAAGAAGCTACTGGTAAAACAGTTGAAGTAATGGTTTACGGCGATGGCGCATTTAAAGATCCTGTAGGTAAAATTTGGGAGTTGGCAGACCCTGTCGTATCTCCTGCTTACACTGCTGGATTAGATGGCACACCAAACGAAGTAAAGCTGAAATATTTAGCAGATAACGATTTCGCAAATCTTCGTGGTGAAGAGTTAAAAGCAGCAATTTCTGAGTATATCCAAAACAAAGATGAAGATTTAACTGGGCAAATGGCCGCTCAAGGTACAACACCTCGTCGCTTAACAGACCTAATTGGTTCTCTTTCAGACTTAACTTCAGGTTCAGGTGACAAAGGAACACCAATGATTTATATTCAAGGTTATTTCGATAACTATACAAAATAAAAAGAGTATAAAGATGAACTCCCATTTTCGTTTGGGAGTTCTTTTTTTAATAGTGGATCTGCTTAAATATCGACGCTATATCAAAAACGCTACCCCATCCTTAAGTAACAGGTTCCCTTTTGAGGTGCAAACAGGGGAAAAGCATGTTAAAAAGCGGCTCATAGGACGCCCCCAGGAAGCTTTGCTCTGTGCGAAAGCGTAGCGACAGCAACAACAAATGTTTTCTGTAGCGAAAGCGAAGCGTCAGCTACAAAGCGCCCAGTCGGAACGGAAATCAACCACACGGTTTGGTGAAGAGCCAAAATTATAGAAAGATAGAAAAAAGCAGTAGTAATAAGGATCAAGCCCTTGTCACTACTGCTTTTCATTTATTTAGTGAGGATGACAGGAATCGAACCTGTTAAATCCCTATCCTATAAAGGGACATGCTACCACTACATCTTCCTCATATACATTATGTATTTTTAACCCCATTAAGAATTACATTTTTCTCAGTCCTTTTGCTTTATAGTAGATTAAATCTTTTCAAATAACACTTATTTCAATTGATTAGGCATCATTTCTTCATTTAACCAATGTTCACTTGTTCGAACATGATTCTTTCTAACAAATTTCCCTAGGTTATATTGAAAATCATCATAATGGAAAGCAGCCGCATTTCTAATAACATACCCTTCCTGCTCACCCCCAAGAAGTGATTTCCCTGTAAAAGTCTTCTTTATTTTTTCTTCATCGAAAATGCCTCGATATACTACAGGTACTGTTTCTATGCCCAGTTTAGCTGCATAGTCGACGGTTTCATCCCAGCTTAAACAAATATTTTTGTCATTCCAAATACTGAATAAATAAAAGTAACTAGTTAATTCATTGTAGTAAATGGAGTGCTTGGCATAAACGTTTTCACCACATAATCTCCAATCTTCTGGAATCTGAAATGCAAATGTAGCATGAAATGTTTTTACCCAATGCCTAGATGGATGATCTCCTGAATTTATGCTTCTAGCATGCATATAGTTGTGATAAAGTGTTGTTCCTTCACCATCCAATTTTTCGGTTACAACAACCTCTTTTCCAAGAAAATGATCCACATTTTTAGCAACCTTATCATCGTGTGTGTACCCTCTACTCCACGGCAAATGAAAGCTTCTTGGATATTTCATCAAATTGGTCATAATCTCACTTCCTTTGTTTATATCTATTTGGCAAATTGATCTGCCTCGCGAAAGAAATAAAGCTTTGTTAATAAGTCAGCATTTACTAAATGATAAATCTTACTTCCTCCCTTATCGCCCCCATATTGAATTAACATATGAAATTGCACTAAATTAACAACCTTTAAAACAAAGTCTTCTTCAAAGCCTAGCTCTAATAAAAAATGGCATACCATTTGAGCAGATACATTTTCATGTCCATAATACCCATATCTTTGTTGTAATTCTTTATATTTTTTACAAAATGGTTTGCCTACATCATGAAATAAAGCGGCAATTTGTAATGCTAGCTTGTCACTCTCCATATAGTATTCGTTCATATATTCATAAACAAAATACGTATGCTGACAAAGTAAAAATTGATGATATGGATTTTCTTGATTAAATTGATAAATCTCTTTAAATAGTTGGACTGATCTCAACTTTTGAAAAAGCTCATCATATGCGGGTTCGCTTTGGATTAGTGAAAGAAACTGCTCTTTCGAGATTTCATACGGACTCGATTCATGTACAATATGCACCTCATCAAATCCCTCCCCCAATATCGGAAACTCTAAATTCTTCCTCATTTTATCCATTATTATTAACGGAACTTTTCTCTTTCTTTGTTGATTTCTTGTTATACACAACGCATATGGTGTATCAAAATAATAGCATACAGTCTTCACATCGTCAGACAATTTACCCAATGCAAACATCCAACGTTCCCGTTCGATATTTGTCGCATCAACAATGACAGATTGACCTCTAGCCACAAATTCATTTAAACGTTCATACAAAACACGAAATACTATTCGTGATTTCTGTCTTGCAACGTCACCAAATAACTCTTGACGTATAGCATCACTTGAAAGAACAACTGCATTTTCGCTTTTGGCTAGTCTCTTAACAAACGTGCTCTTGCCGCTTCCAGGTAACCCAACTGTAAATATCACCTTCATTTTTTCACCCCCTTTCAAGTGTCTATATCATTTATAGAAACCTATTCTTTAGTTAGCAATTAACTTCTACCCTTCTTTCTTTATCAAAAATTAACCATCGTCTCAATTAAAGTATAGAGATTAATTTTTGATGGTTAAAATGATAACGAAGTCACACAGGGATAATCACCATAACGTGGTGTTGATTTTCGTTTCAACAGGGCGCTTTCCCGGGAGCGTCCCATGAGCCCTCTTAGGTCTACACTACGTAGGTCACGAAGGCGTTATCACAAGACATGATGTTTCAGCCTTCGTTCCTCTACCAACTAGCTCCAGGTTCTCATCTGTGACGCCGATCCCCAAGGAGTCGACTGCCCGAACACCAAAATATAGGTGACCGTCCATAAAAAGGAACATTCTTCAAAAGGGAAAAATTAGGATATAAAAAGGACTGCTCCAACTTTTCCGGAACAGTCTTTTTATTAAAAATTTGATTTTCCCTTATAATTTTATTATATCATAAATTTCCCATAATTACTAGACTATACTTCTTTCTGAACTGGCTGTATGATAAATTTCTCGATTCAAAAACCATACAAATAATTATATGGAGAGGACTGTGAGTAACGTTGGAAAAGCAATATGAATGGACAGAAGAAAAACAATATCTTGTTCTTTGTTTAAACACAGTTGGTCACAAAAAAGAGGAATTAATACGAAAAGGAGAAGATTTTAGAGACAATGTTTTAACGTTAAGGAAAACCTTTTGGGACGACGTCAGAGTGAATTTAGATACGCCAGAGGACCTAGACGA
Proteins encoded in this region:
- a CDS encoding RNA ligase family protein, with translation MTNLMKYPRSFHLPWSRGYTHDDKVAKNVDHFLGKEVVVTEKLDGEGTTLYHNYMHARSINSGDHPSRHWVKTFHATFAFQIPEDWRLCGENVYAKHSIYYNELTSYFYLFSIWNDKNICLSWDETVDYAAKLGIETVPVVYRGIFDEEKIKKTFTGKSLLGGEQEGYVIRNAAAFHYDDFQYNLGKFVRKNHVRTSEHWLNEEMMPNQLK
- a CDS encoding AAA family ATPase; the protein is MKVIFTVGLPGSGKSTFVKRLAKSENAVVLSSDAIRQELFGDVARQKSRIVFRVLYERLNEFVARGQSVIVDATNIERERWMFALGKLSDDVKTVCYYFDTPYALCITRNQQRKRKVPLIIMDKMRKNLEFPILGEGFDEVHIVHESSPYEISKEQFLSLIQSEPAYDELFQKLRSVQLFKEIYQFNQENPYHQFLLCQHTYFVYEYMNEYYMESDKLALQIAALFHDVGKPFCKKYKELQQRYGYYGHENVSAQMVCHFLLELGFEEDFVLKVVNLVQFHMLIQYGGDKGGSKIYHLVNADLLTKLYFFREADQFAK
- a CDS encoding coenzyme F420-0:L-glutamate ligase codes for the protein MERVVGTVVRGLRGPIINEGDNIEQIVVDTVLNAAKIEGYSIEDRDIVTVTESVVARAQGNYASIDDIATDVAAKFGDDTVGVIFPILSRNRFANCLRGIAKGVKKVVLMLSYPSDEVGNHLVDIDELDVKGINPWTDTLTEVEFREHFGYKKHTFTGVDYIEYYKELIEAEGAACEVIFSNNPRTILDYTKSVLTCDIHTRLRTKRILTANGAEKVYSLDNILSVSNNGSGFNAEYGLLGSNKATEDSVKLFPHTCQPIVDGIQAKIKEATGKTVEVMVYGDGAFKDPVGKIWELADPVVSPAYTAGLDGTPNEVKLKYLADNDFANLRGEELKAAISEYIQNKDEDLTGQMAAQGTTPRRLTDLIGSLSDLTSGSGDKGTPMIYIQGYFDNYTK